In one Echinicola marina genomic region, the following are encoded:
- a CDS encoding PAS domain-containing hybrid sensor histidine kinase/response regulator has translation MMKQVVTNNDQSELTKYSKITHKVQRSLELLRMNWDLPVALIVKKEDEEIRYLVGLGISEGDFKEQQDSFQLLCQDFSEGLDYSKLEDLVGFVCGDVELSYAAVLPLELEDQIVGHWLVLLGEGDRQPDENQLKSQGLILEGIKEHLSQLEGMEGNEGQRFKRFFENSLGLMCIHDLSGKLLMVNESSSNSLGYNQEDLIGKKLPDLMPVDRQEGFDAYLKIIKDKGFAQGTMKILNKSGELRIWLFSNVLEKSKDGPAYVLGNALDITERNKLEMEYNRLKEMLEHTNKMASVGGWECDFASKKLYWSEVTQLIHEVGGDYQPVIDEGINFYKEGESREKIIKAVERATTKGEPYDLELQLITAKGKEKWVRAMGRPEFKNGVCVRLFGAFQDIDEKKKAEIEIIRSKKLLEDVQNASSEVSIISTDIDGVINVFNRGAEKMLGYCAEEMVNKESPVIFHDPKELAKRGEELSKEYGETITGFRIFAYKSQLVGAEEREWTYIRKDGSRLYVSLAVTPIRNEKDDIIGYLGIATDITERKNAEKQLIIEKARLNAFVTHAPAAVAMFDTEIKYVAYSNRWLEEYRLQGQDLKGKSHYEVFPGITDEWKEIHSRCLKGEVISNEEDIWTPPGWDHQQYLRWEVRPWYQFDGEIGGIMMLTQDITETCLQREELKKAKRLAEQASIAKSEFLANMSHEIRTPLNGVIGFTDLVLKTELTETQSQYLSIVNQSGNSLLNIINDILDFSKIEAGKLDLDVDKSDLYELSNQASDIITYEVHKKGLEMLLNIDPEIPRYIWVDSVRLKQVLVNLLGNASKFTEKREIELKLRPLSKKDQNGEMSIRFSVKDTGIGIHPDKQKKIFQAFSQEDVSTTKKYGGTGLGLTISNSLLHMMGSEMCLESEVGKGSTFFFDLKVKCEHGEPMVWDEELNIKNILIVDDNENNRTILERMLALRGIATVQAKNGFDAIQRLINEEKFDVILMDYHMPMMDGIETIRKIRESFESQPIIFLHSSSDDEKIVKACKELNVQLRLVKPIKLRDMYDALLAINRKESNKRQEIKREQEASVLPNGVKVMLVEDNTINMLLAKTVMENISPGIKVLEASNGKEALEICATELPDIIFMDVQMPEMNGYEATAAIREKYPQQHILIIALTAGNIKGEKEKCLKAGMNDFIAKPFVEVDLIKLLEKWEMSTHHAVCPIKALKAAPNSDFDVEQLKNLLGIREIEDPMFQVILKSGLKELESSLRDIMQFAAAKDPQLTIAAHKLYGSAKSLRMEKLAELSGGIERSDCKDFEDLNLKVLIDKALEELEISITSIKEYIKD, from the coding sequence GAGCAGCAGGATAGTTTTCAGCTTTTATGTCAGGATTTTTCCGAAGGTTTGGACTATTCAAAACTTGAGGATCTTGTTGGTTTTGTATGTGGGGATGTTGAGTTGTCCTATGCTGCTGTTTTGCCTCTCGAGCTTGAAGATCAAATCGTCGGGCATTGGCTTGTGCTATTGGGGGAAGGAGACCGCCAGCCCGATGAAAACCAGCTAAAATCCCAAGGGCTTATTTTGGAGGGAATTAAGGAGCATTTATCCCAATTGGAGGGGATGGAAGGGAATGAAGGACAGCGATTCAAGAGATTTTTTGAAAATTCTTTGGGCTTGATGTGTATCCATGACCTTTCTGGAAAACTGTTGATGGTGAATGAATCCAGTTCGAACAGTTTGGGCTATAATCAGGAAGACTTGATAGGTAAGAAACTTCCGGACCTTATGCCTGTTGATCGTCAGGAAGGCTTCGATGCTTATCTTAAAATCATCAAAGATAAGGGATTTGCCCAGGGGACCATGAAAATTCTGAATAAGTCCGGGGAGCTTCGAATTTGGCTTTTTTCAAATGTTTTGGAGAAGAGTAAGGACGGACCGGCATATGTTTTGGGCAATGCATTGGACATCACTGAGCGCAATAAATTGGAGATGGAATATAATCGTCTTAAAGAGATGCTAGAACATACCAATAAGATGGCGAGTGTAGGTGGATGGGAATGTGATTTTGCCAGTAAGAAACTTTATTGGTCAGAAGTGACCCAGCTGATCCATGAGGTGGGGGGAGATTACCAGCCAGTAATTGATGAAGGGATTAACTTTTACAAAGAGGGTGAGAGTAGGGAAAAAATAATCAAAGCTGTTGAAAGGGCGACTACAAAAGGAGAACCTTATGATCTGGAGCTACAGCTGATTACTGCCAAGGGTAAGGAAAAATGGGTCAGGGCCATGGGGCGTCCGGAGTTTAAAAATGGTGTTTGTGTAAGGCTATTTGGTGCCTTTCAGGACATAGATGAAAAAAAGAAGGCAGAAATAGAAATTATCCGGTCCAAGAAATTATTAGAGGATGTTCAGAATGCTTCTTCGGAAGTGAGTATTATTTCTACAGATATAGATGGGGTCATCAACGTTTTCAATAGAGGTGCAGAAAAAATGCTGGGCTATTGTGCGGAGGAGATGGTCAATAAAGAAAGCCCGGTCATCTTTCATGATCCTAAGGAACTGGCCAAAAGAGGGGAAGAATTAAGCAAGGAGTACGGAGAGACGATAACGGGGTTTAGGATATTTGCGTACAAGTCACAGCTGGTGGGAGCAGAGGAAAGAGAGTGGACTTATATCAGAAAGGATGGTAGCAGATTGTATGTTTCTTTGGCCGTAACGCCCATTAGAAATGAAAAGGATGATATAATAGGGTATTTGGGTATTGCGACAGATATTACCGAAAGGAAAAACGCAGAGAAGCAGCTCATTATAGAGAAGGCGCGATTAAATGCCTTTGTTACCCATGCGCCAGCTGCAGTGGCCATGTTTGATACGGAAATAAAATATGTGGCTTATTCAAACAGGTGGCTTGAAGAATACAGACTTCAGGGCCAAGACTTGAAGGGCAAGTCTCATTACGAGGTATTTCCTGGTATTACGGACGAGTGGAAGGAGATCCATTCCAGGTGTTTGAAGGGGGAAGTGATCAGTAATGAAGAAGATATATGGACGCCTCCTGGCTGGGACCACCAGCAATACCTAAGGTGGGAAGTAAGGCCTTGGTACCAGTTTGATGGAGAGATAGGAGGGATCATGATGCTTACCCAGGACATTACAGAAACCTGTCTGCAAAGAGAAGAACTGAAGAAAGCCAAGCGGCTCGCTGAGCAGGCAAGTATTGCCAAATCGGAATTTTTGGCCAATATGAGCCATGAGATCAGGACGCCTTTGAACGGGGTGATTGGTTTTACGGATTTGGTATTAAAAACAGAGCTTACAGAAACACAATCCCAGTACCTGTCTATTGTCAATCAGTCTGGCAATTCCCTGCTGAACATTATCAATGACATACTTGATTTCTCAAAGATCGAGGCAGGAAAGCTGGATCTGGATGTGGACAAAAGTGACTTGTATGAACTTAGCAACCAGGCAAGTGATATCATTACTTATGAAGTCCACAAGAAAGGACTAGAAATGTTGCTGAATATCGATCCGGAGATTCCCAGGTATATTTGGGTGGATAGTGTGCGGCTAAAACAGGTTTTGGTGAACTTATTGGGAAACGCCTCAAAATTTACAGAAAAGAGAGAAATCGAATTGAAATTGAGGCCATTGAGCAAGAAGGACCAAAATGGAGAGATGAGCATCAGGTTTTCTGTGAAGGACACAGGGATAGGGATACATCCTGATAAACAGAAGAAAATCTTTCAGGCATTTTCCCAAGAAGATGTTAGCACCACCAAAAAGTATGGCGGAACTGGGCTTGGACTGACCATTTCCAATAGTTTGCTTCATATGATGGGCAGTGAAATGTGTTTGGAAAGTGAAGTGGGGAAGGGGAGTACTTTTTTCTTTGATCTAAAGGTGAAATGTGAACATGGGGAGCCCATGGTGTGGGATGAAGAGCTCAACATCAAGAATATTCTGATAGTCGATGATAACGAGAACAACAGAACGATCCTAGAGCGAATGCTGGCGCTAAGAGGAATTGCGACTGTTCAGGCGAAGAATGGTTTCGATGCCATCCAAAGGCTTATCAATGAGGAAAAATTTGATGTGATTCTGATGGATTATCATATGCCTATGATGGATGGTATAGAGACAATACGGAAGATTAGGGAAAGTTTCGAAAGCCAACCGATTATTTTTCTGCACAGCTCTTCCGATGATGAAAAAATAGTAAAGGCTTGTAAGGAACTCAATGTTCAATTGAGGTTGGTTAAGCCGATCAAATTAAGGGATATGTATGATGCGCTACTGGCGATCAACCGAAAAGAAAGTAATAAAAGGCAGGAGATCAAAAGGGAGCAGGAAGCTTCGGTTTTGCCCAATGGTGTCAAAGTGATGTTGGTGGAGGACAATACCATTAATATGTTATTGGCAAAAACGGTCATGGAAAATATTTCTCCTGGCATCAAAGTCTTAGAAGCCAGTAATGGAAAAGAAGCTTTGGAAATCTGTGCCACTGAGCTTCCGGATATTATTTTTATGGATGTCCAAATGCCCGAAATGAATGGTTATGAGGCCACTGCAGCCATTAGGGAAAAATATCCACAGCAGCATATCCTGATCATCGCTTTGACTGCGGGGAATATCAAGGGAGAGAAAGAAAAGTGCCTTAAGGCAGGTATGAACGATTTTATCGCAAAACCATTTGTGGAAGTGGATTTGATCAAGTTACTGGAGAAATGGGAGATGAGCACCCATCATGCTGTTTGTCCGATAAAAGCCCTTAAAGCAGCCCCCAACAGTGATTTTGATGTGGAGCAGTTAAAGAATTTGTTAGGCATTAGAGAGATAGAAGATCCGATGTTTCAGGTTATTTTGAAATCAGGCCTAAAGGAACTGGAGAGTTCACTCCGTGATATCATGCAATTTGCAGCGGCTAAAGACCCGCAATTGACCATTGCTGCCCACAAGTTATATGGATCTGCTAAATCACTGAGAATGGAAAAACTGGCTGAATTGTCCGGTGGAATTGAACGTTCCGATTGTAAAGATTTTGAAGATTTAAATTTGAAGGTGTTGATAGATAAGGCTTTGGAGGAGTTGGAGATATCTATAACTTCCATAAAGGAGTATATAAAAGATTAA
- a CDS encoding sigma-54-dependent transcriptional regulator — MKTDGFQIFIVEDDPWYGQIIEYHLGLNPDYQVRRFETGKALLANLHKKPDVVTLDFSLPDMKGDELFKRIREAQPDLPVIVVSSQEDIAIAVKLLKMGVSDYLLKDDATKDLLWNSIIRIRENQSLKREVESLKEELGQRFSFQKHIIGSSESLQKVFGLIEKAIKTNINVSISGETGTGKEVVAKAIHYNSKRKHKKFVAVNMSAIPGELIESELFGYEKGAFTGAVARKIGKFEEADGGTIFLDEIAELDLNNQSKLLRVLQEREITRVGGNTPIKLDVRLIVATHQDLAEKVKKNEFREDLYYRVMGLPILLPALRERGNDVLVLAKYFIDEFTRENEMAAIGLSQSAKDKLLKYHYPGNVRELKSVIELAIVMSNEKEISAEDLSFNSIAKEEVFLSTQKSLRDHTIDIIKYYLNRNNNDVVSTAKQLEIGKSTIYKMMKDGEL; from the coding sequence ATGAAAACGGATGGATTTCAGATTTTTATTGTAGAGGATGATCCGTGGTATGGACAAATCATAGAGTACCATTTGGGACTAAATCCGGATTATCAGGTGAGGCGCTTCGAAACAGGCAAGGCGCTATTGGCCAACTTGCACAAGAAGCCTGATGTGGTGACTTTGGACTTTTCCCTGCCAGATATGAAGGGGGATGAATTGTTTAAGAGGATCAGGGAAGCCCAACCAGATTTGCCAGTTATTGTGGTGAGTTCTCAGGAGGACATTGCCATTGCGGTGAAGTTACTTAAAATGGGCGTAAGCGACTACCTGCTTAAGGATGATGCCACCAAGGATTTACTATGGAACAGCATCATTCGGATCAGGGAAAACCAAAGTCTGAAAAGGGAAGTGGAAAGCCTTAAGGAGGAGTTGGGACAGCGATTTTCCTTTCAAAAGCACATCATCGGGAGCAGTGAATCCCTTCAAAAAGTATTCGGCCTAATTGAAAAGGCCATCAAGACGAATATCAATGTTTCGATTTCAGGTGAAACAGGAACAGGTAAGGAGGTTGTAGCGAAGGCTATCCATTATAATAGTAAGCGAAAACATAAAAAGTTTGTGGCTGTAAATATGTCCGCTATACCTGGTGAACTTATTGAAAGTGAGTTGTTCGGTTATGAGAAAGGAGCATTTACTGGTGCCGTGGCCAGGAAAATAGGGAAGTTTGAAGAGGCCGATGGCGGTACTATTTTTTTGGATGAAATAGCAGAGCTGGATCTTAATAACCAGAGTAAGTTGCTGAGGGTTTTGCAAGAACGTGAAATCACTCGTGTAGGAGGGAATACCCCTATCAAACTGGATGTAAGATTGATCGTGGCAACCCACCAGGATTTGGCCGAAAAGGTCAAGAAAAATGAATTCAGGGAGGACCTGTATTATAGGGTAATGGGGCTGCCAATATTATTACCTGCTCTGAGAGAAAGAGGGAACGATGTTTTGGTACTGGCGAAGTATTTTATAGATGAATTTACCCGCGAAAATGAAATGGCTGCCATTGGTTTAAGTCAATCTGCCAAAGATAAATTGTTGAAATATCACTATCCGGGTAATGTCAGGGAACTTAAATCGGTGATCGAGCTGGCCATAGTCATGTCCAATGAGAAGGAAATAAGCGCAGAAGACCTCTCCTTTAACAGCATAGCAAAAGAGGAGGTGTTTTTATCCACGCAGAAGTCTTTGAGGGATCATACCATTGATATTATTAAATATTATTTGAATAGAAACAATAATGATGTGGTCAGTACTGCCAAACAATTAGAAATAGGAAAGAGTACCATTTATAAAATGATGAAGGATGGAGAACTTTGA